Proteins encoded by one window of Sorex araneus isolate mSorAra2 chromosome 3, mSorAra2.pri, whole genome shotgun sequence:
- the LOC101540387 gene encoding creatine kinase U-type, mitochondrial, translating to MAGPFSRLLSARPRLGLLALAGAGSLAAGFLLRPEPLRAASERRRLYPPSAEYPDLRKHNNCMASHLTPALYARLCDKTTPTGWTLDQCIQTGVDNPGHPFIKTVGMVAGDEETYEVFAELFDPVIQERHNGYDPRTMKHTTDLDASKIRSGYFDERYVLSSRVRTGRSIRGLSLPPACTRAERREVERVVVDALSGLKGDLTGRYYRLSEMTEAEQQQLIDDHFLFDKPVSPLLTAAGMARDWPDARGIWHNNEKSFLIWVNEEDHTRVISMEKGGNMKRVFERFCRGLKEVERLIQERGWEFMWNERLGYILTCPSNLGTGLRAGVHIKLPLLSKDSRFPKILENLRLQKRGTGGVDTAATGSVFDISNLDRLGKSEVELVQLVIDGVNYLIDCERRLERGQDIRIPPPLIHGKH from the exons ATGGCAGGTCCATTTTCTCGTCTGCTATCTGCCCGCCCGAGGCTCGGGCTCTTAGCTCTGGCCGGAGCTGGGTCTCTAGCCGCTGGGTTTCTGCTCCGCCCGGAACCTTTACGAGCTGCCAGTGAACGACGGAGGCTCTATCCCCCGAG CGCTGAGTACCCAGACCTCCGAAAGCACAACAACTGCATGGCCAGTCACCTGACCCCAGCCTTATATGCCCGGCTCTGCGACAAGACCACACCCACTGGTTGGACGCTAGATCAGTGTATCCAGACTGGCGTGGACAACCCCGGCCACCCCTTCATCAAGACTGTGGGCATGGTAGCTGGAGATGAGGAGACCTATGAG GTATTTGCAGAGCTCTTTGACCCCGTGATCCAAGAGAGACACAATGGATATGACCCCCGGACAATGAAACACACCACTGATCTGGATGCCAGCAAG ATCCGTTCTGGCTACTTTGATGAGAGGTATGTACTATCCTCGAGAGTCAGAACTGGCCGAAGTATCCGGGGCCTCAGTCTGCCTCCAGCCTGCACGAGGGCAGAGCGGCGAGAGGTGGAACGTGTGGTAGTAGATGCCCTGAGTGGCCTGAAGGGTGACCTAACTGGACGTTACTATCGGCTCAGTGAGATGACAGAGGCTGAACAGCAGCAGCTTATTGAT GACCACTTTCTCTTTGACAAACCTGTTTCCCCATTGCTGACAGCAGCAGGAATGGCTCGAGACTGGCCCGATGCTCGTGGAATCTG GCACAACAATGAGAAGAGCTTCTTAATCTGGGTGAATGAGGAGGATCATACACGGGTCATCTCCATGGAAAAGGGTGGCAACATGAAGAGAGTGTTTGAAAGATTCTGCAGAGGCCTCAAAGAG GTGGAGCGGCTGATCCAGGAGCGTGGCTGGGAGTTCATGTGGAATGAGCGTTTGGGCTACATCTTGACCTGTCCATCTAACCTGGGCACTGGACTTCGGGCAGGAGTGCACATCAAGCTGCCTCTTCTAAGCAAA GACAGCCGCTTCCCAAAGATTTTGGAGAACCTAAGACTCCAGAAACGTGGTACTGGAGGAGTGGACACAGCAGCCACTGGCAGTGTCTTTGACATCTCTAATCTGGATCGGCTGGGCAAGTCAGAG GTGGAGCTAGTGCAACTGGTCATCGATGGAGTAAACTATTTGATTGACTGTGAACGGCGTCTGGAGAGAGGCCAGGATATCCGCATTCCTCCCCCCCTTATCCATGGCAAGCATTAA